Proteins encoded together in one Chryseobacterium sp. G0201 window:
- a CDS encoding DUF3857 domain-containing protein, producing the protein MMKILYIGAFSIASLYYAQNYPASAIPENLKKDANVVIRKDFTTIQINKIDDVKYQYNRATTVLSKDGDEKAVVYIPYEKGDQISDVKVIVYDESGKKIKSYSKSDFGDYANNSQGVFYSDDRFLGLVYTPAQYPYTIEYSYQISDENTIFIPDFMPFSTTNTSVEEKQFKIINKSGIDLRTKIYPSKYNYASVIENNNGTEKVYTYKNVPAIDEINLLPQPEKILPKVSFSLAKFNLEGKQGNLTTWSDFGSWYYNSILQPVSVSTPTIKAEIAGLNLQGSTEEKVKKIYQYMQTKTRYIAVALGIGGWQPMTPDEVDKKGYGDCKGLTNYMRTLLNEAGIPSYYSVINSSRSDISFDPDFPKMGGNHAILMVPTEKGNIWLENTSQQIAFNHLSYNTTDRNVLSIKKDGIELINTPVSSADKNKEKQILKVKINEDNSLTGVGEFTYTGSQYDYNMGFASLSPKEKNEAIKKRLDVLNCEKVEMKNFVNDRDNAFAAYNVDFKSNNYSKNAGSSIIFRAVPIFSNNIYKTEENRELPFEIGQSFEDEYEINFTIPNSFKIDEVPNDVNLTSEFGTYKLSFVKNGTELKVSRKIRVNKGIFPKEKYNDYINFRKKTIGNDNSKILITKI; encoded by the coding sequence ATGATGAAAATACTTTATATTGGAGCCTTTTCTATAGCTTCCCTATACTACGCACAAAACTATCCTGCTTCTGCAATTCCTGAAAATTTAAAGAAAGATGCAAATGTTGTTATCCGAAAAGATTTTACAACAATTCAGATTAATAAAATTGATGATGTAAAATATCAGTATAACAGAGCTACAACTGTTCTGAGCAAAGACGGAGATGAAAAAGCTGTTGTCTATATTCCTTATGAAAAAGGTGATCAAATATCTGATGTTAAAGTAATTGTTTACGATGAATCAGGGAAGAAAATAAAATCATATTCAAAATCTGATTTTGGTGATTATGCGAATAATTCGCAAGGAGTGTTCTATTCTGATGACCGATTTTTAGGCTTAGTATATACTCCTGCTCAATATCCGTATACGATTGAATATTCTTATCAGATCTCTGATGAAAATACGATTTTCATTCCGGATTTTATGCCTTTTTCAACAACCAATACATCTGTTGAAGAAAAGCAGTTTAAGATCATTAATAAATCGGGGATCGATCTCAGAACAAAAATTTATCCTTCAAAATATAATTACGCGTCAGTAATTGAAAATAATAACGGAACAGAAAAAGTGTATACTTATAAAAATGTTCCTGCAATTGATGAGATTAATTTACTGCCTCAGCCAGAAAAAATATTACCAAAAGTAAGTTTTTCATTGGCGAAATTTAATCTTGAAGGTAAACAGGGAAATCTTACAACCTGGTCGGACTTCGGTTCGTGGTACTACAATAGTATCCTGCAACCGGTTTCTGTGTCTACACCAACCATTAAAGCTGAGATTGCAGGCCTTAATTTGCAAGGTTCTACAGAAGAAAAGGTGAAGAAAATATATCAATATATGCAGACGAAGACCAGGTATATTGCGGTAGCTTTAGGTATCGGAGGCTGGCAGCCAATGACTCCTGATGAGGTTGATAAAAAAGGATATGGAGACTGTAAAGGTCTTACCAACTATATGAGAACTCTTTTAAATGAGGCGGGTATCCCGTCTTATTATTCGGTAATTAATTCAAGTCGTTCTGATATTTCTTTCGATCCTGATTTTCCAAAAATGGGAGGAAACCATGCTATTTTAATGGTTCCTACAGAAAAAGGAAATATTTGGCTTGAAAATACCTCTCAACAGATAGCTTTCAATCATTTAAGTTATAATACAACAGATAGAAATGTGCTTTCAATCAAAAAGGATGGGATTGAGCTTATCAATACTCCTGTTTCTTCAGCAGACAAGAATAAAGAAAAGCAGATTTTAAAAGTTAAAATTAATGAAGATAACAGCTTAACGGGCGTAGGTGAATTTACTTATACAGGAAGTCAGTATGATTATAACATGGGATTTGCTAGTTTATCCCCAAAAGAAAAGAATGAAGCGATAAAAAAACGATTGGATGTTTTGAATTGCGAAAAAGTAGAAATGAAAAACTTCGTTAACGATCGTGATAATGCTTTTGCAGCCTATAATGTTGATTTTAAATCAAATAATTATTCTAAAAATGCAGGAAGTAGCATAATATTCAGAGCTGTGCCGATATTTTCAAATAATATTTATAAAACAGAAGAAAACAGGGAATTGCCTTTTGAAATCGGACAGTCTTTTGAAGATGAATATGAAATTAATTTTACCATTCCGAACAGTTTCAAAATAGACGAAGTTCCTAATGATGTAAACCTTACTTCTGAATTCGGAACTTACAAATTAAGCTTTGTAAAAAATGGAACTGAGCTGAAAGTAAGTAGAAAAATCCGTGTTAATAAAGGAATTTTCCCAAAAGAAAAATACAATGATTATATCAATTTCAGAAAAAAAACTATAGGTAACGATAACTCAAAAATTTTAATTACTAAGATCTAA